In Leishmania donovani BPK282A1 complete genome, chromosome 18, a genomic segment contains:
- a CDS encoding kinesin, putative: MTPLTAASSPRGPAAATASSQESVSVIVRLKGAPKFSSSTALLSYAVEDGTLATPRVSCRPSSRDCGSASPRLHSPRAALGCGSAAEPSVAPSTSFPGADGGADVAAAACTDASESPVLPVSQPRASASLLTQTSKQQPLTPASPTMHSSPRPSLFAAESPATHHHQEDRSSGASVVLGSAAAAGRSIGSHGRVLTITFPNTRERRKYEFGEVLEPEVTNAALCERLIPSVMEQMAAGFDVCVLCYGQTGSGKTYTMNALAPAVAEEVFRSLDVNNEVVEMSYIQIYNNKAYNLLDGARSGRLGAELSRPLTSSTGTGNSGGSSCFASASEPKVLIRSSAEMLAKMKAASRLRVTHAHTLNARSSRSFTLLSLHITRFLDGAPLTTTRVTLADLAGTERLKKSGATGEAADQAIFINRSLMALRQLVESRGTEAEVLHFRESLLTTYLAPRMRSWHLILLVTVSLEAGSFEETKSSLEFATNARRRKVMKVKSGLEQRLPSTVARLYGRPSFLVAAGGVGSGSGWNAREDNADSSELQEIIVVLQYRIRVLEEALKIEQERGAMTAVQSPLTEVLANPGCAAPGAELGAGVTPLANAEALRREFQYYRHLLQEREQDLRRLQAQLPETSAEAGCSPPVLPDSLETSSLSLDEGDAGARDDQQDSATPPASARSSDSSGAQVRSGEGGAADAHVQLRRCVRQLRSLLSRGSSEDKCDDVLDHLRNAVLRATEQYEDVNEQLLVVSSSLSGLRTQNHRLCEEVLRANKRLLAIDAECRERCAALQTATLRATTAETALEQLRLQLFQAYAEQSIREEMTRLYLDAAPIAANVDEAVSGDRQTEQQVELEKVQAHQQVLCDKITELVDNVEQLTLVVAQKDVSLAALESLITPAQRALFHTLSNTSTAIADRGTTSVGGSDGGLAGTTTAAMAADGGSSAADCFSLLQSRVSELSSLLTQEQQQHQLTQCELMEAREDARRSRQEQRQAFFQQQEEARRVGQLMAENYELRQQNERHQLYLHHMCVSFHEKLLQLRHGHEEEMAELRSAAKAAPSHPRGNDGTARQGCEDEDHDDGASSATAHALVRDEMPQGVPLGEDRLPQSTVHGSAAVALSMAGVVDSGDAGWRASAPIQRSGRVRHRLTKSNAQHRGEGQGTAPTTTDHTVVADTAAVSPQRVRLPSKVARRSASISKARRHLFATYGEPADPNDAPVPFVKSDVVASTPTATRRRVRASGEARGKRRK, encoded by the coding sequence atgacacCGCTTAcagccgcctcctccccgcgTGGCCCTGCGGCGGCAACCGCATCGTCACAGGAGAGCGTCAGCGTCATTGTGCGCTTGAAGGGGGCCCCAAAGTTTTCCTCTTCaacggcgctgctctcttACGCGGTGGAGGATGGCACACTTGCGACGCCGCGGGTGTCCTGTCGCCCCTCCTCGCGGGACTGCGGATCCGCCTCGCCGCGTTTGCACAGCCCGCGCGCAGCTCTCGGCTGCGGAAGCGCGGCAGAGCCGTCCGTCGCTCCGTCGACATCCTTTCccggcgctgacggaggcgccgatgtcgccgcggctgcatgTACGGATGCCTCCGAATCTCCTGTGTTGCCAGTATCGCAGCCCAGAGCGTCTGCGTCTTTGTTGACGCAGAcgtcgaagcagcagccctTGACCCCTGCCTCTCCAACAATGCACTCGTCACCGCGGCCGAGCCTCTTCGCGGCCGAGTCCCCGGCTACGCATCACCACCAAGAGGACCGCAGCTCTGGTGCCAGCGTCGTGCTGGgtagcgccgctgcggctggcaGGAGCATCGGCTCACACGGCCGCGTGCTCACCATCACCTTTCCCAACACGAGGGAGCGCCGAAAGTATGAGTTTGGCGAGGTACTGGAGCCCGAGGTGACGAACGCGGCCCTGTGCGAGCGCCTCATCCCCTCCGTCATGGAGCAGATGGCGGCTGGCTtcgatgtgtgcgtgctgtgctACGGCCAAACCGGGAGCGGCAAGACGTACACGATGAACGCGCTGGCTCCAGCCGTTGCCGAGGAGGTCTTTCGCTCCCTCGACGTGAACAACGAGGTGGTGGAGATGAGCTACATACAGATTTACAACAACAAAGCCTACAACCTGCTTGACGGTGCCCGCTCTGGCAGGCTTGGCGCCGAACTGTCACGTCCGCTGACGAGCAGCACCGGTACCGGCAACAGCGGTGGTAGCAGCTGCTTTGCCAGTGCCTCGGAGCCCAAGGTTCTGATCCGGAGCAGTGCTGAGATGCTCGCCAAGATGAAGGCGGCGTCGCGACTGCGCGtgacgcatgcgcacaccctCAACGCCCGCAGCTCGCGTTCCTtcaccctcctctctctccacatCACGCGCTtcctcgacggcgcgccgctcACGACGACGCGGGTGACACTCGCCGACCTCGCCGGGACGGAGAGACTGAAGAAGAGCGGTGCCACCGGGGAGGCGGCCGATCAGGCCATCTTCATCAACAGGTCcttgatggcgctgcgccagctggtGGAGTCTCGCGGCACGGAagcagaggtgctgcactTCCGCGAATCGCTGCTTACCACATATCTCGCcccgcgcatgcgcagctggCACCTCATTCTTCTCGTTACTGTCTCCCTCGAGGCGGGCAGCTTCGAGGAGACCAAGTCGTCGCTGGAGTTTGCGACCAACGCGCGACGCCGCAAGGTCATGAAGGTGAAGAGCGGGCTCGAGCAGAGATTGCCGAGCACCGTCGCCCGCCTCTATGGACGGCCCAGCTTCCTCGttgccgccggtggcgtgggcagcggcagcggctggaACGCGCGCGAAGACAacgccgacagcagcgagctTCAAGAGATCATTGTGGTCCTTCAGTACCGCATccgcgtgctggaggaggcgctgaagaTAGAGCAGGAGCGAGGCGCCATGACGGCTGTGCAGTCACCACTGACAGAGGTGCTTGCCAACCCCGGCTGTGCGGCGCCGGGGGCGGAGTTGGGTGCGGGTGTCACGCCGCTGGCTaacgcagaggcgctgcggcgggaGTTCCAGTACTACCGTCATCTGCTTCAGGAGCGAGAGCAGGATCTGCGCCGTTTGCAAGCTCAACTGCCTGAAACGAGTGCTGAGGCTGGCTGCTCGCCACCAGTACTGCCCGACTCACTGGAAACGTCGTCGCTATCGTTGGACGAAGGCGACGCGGGCGCGAGAGACGATCAGCAGGACTCCGCCACGCCACCAGCCTCGGCgcggagcagcgacagctcTGGTGCACAGGTGCGCTCGGGTGAGGGgggcgctgccgacgcgcacgtgcagctgcggcggtgcgtgcgcCAACTGCGCTCACTTCTCTCACGTGGTAGCAGCGAAGACAAGTGTGACGACGTGCTGGACCACCTGCGCaacgcggtgctgcgtgcgACCGAACAGTACGAAGACGTCAACGAACAGCTGCTTGTCGTCTCTAGTTCACTGAGCGGGCTGCGTACACAAAATCATCGACTctgcgaggaggtgctgcgtgcCAACAAGCGCCTTTTAGCAATCGATGCGGAGTGCAGggagcggtgcgccgccctGCAGACGGCGACACTTCGAGCGACCACTGCGGAGACGGCTCTCGAGCAGTTGCGCCTGCAGCTATTTCAGGCATACGCCGAGCAGTCGATACGGGAGGAGATGACGCGCCTCTACCTGGATGCGGCGCCGATCGCCGCCAACGTCGATGAGGCCGTGTCTGGCGACCGACAGacggagcagcaggtggAGCTAGAGAAGGTGCAGGCGCACCAGCAAGTATTGTGCGACAAGATCACCGAGCTGGTGGACAACGTCGAGCAGCTGACGCTCGTCGTCGCGCAGAAGGATGTGTctctggcggcgctggagtcGCTCATCACACCGGCGCAGCGAGCGCTCTTTCACACCCTGTCAAACACTTCCACTGCCATCGCTGACcgcggcaccaccagcgTTGGTGGCAGTGATGGCGGGCTTGCTGGCACGACCACGGCAGCCATGGCCGCAGACGgcggaagcagcgccgctgactGTTTCAGTCTCTTGCAGTCACGCGTTTCGGAGCTCAGCTCCCTGCTTacgcaggagcagcagcaacatcAGCTGACCCAGTGCGAGCTCATGGAGGCCCGCGAAGATGCGCGGCGCAGTcggcaggagcagcggcaggcgttCTTCCAacagcaggaggaggcgcggcgcgTGGGCCAACTGATGGCAGAGAACTACGAGCTGCGCCAACAGAACGAGCGCCATCAGCTCTATCTGCACCATATGTGCGTCAGCTTCCACGAAAAATTACTGCAACTGCGACATGgacacgaggaggagatggcagAACTGCGAAGCGCCGCGAAAGCGGCGCCATCGCATCCGCGCGGCAACGACGGTACGGCGAGACAGGGTTGCGAGGACGAGGACCACGACGATGGGGCGTCGTCGGCCACCGCACATGCCCTTGTGCGCGATGAAATGCCGCAGGGTGTGCCGTTGGGTGAGGATCGGCTGCCTCAAAGCACTGTGCAcggctccgctgctgtcgcactCTCGATGGCGGGCGTGGTGGACAGTGGAGACGCGGGGTGGAGGGCATCGGCGCCGATACAGCGGTCCGGTCGAGTGCGGCATCGGCTTACTAAGTCGAATGCGCAACACCGCGGAGAAGGTCAGGGCACGGCACCAACTACGACGGACCACACGGTTGTGGCAGATACTGCTGCCGTGTCGCCACAGCGCGTCCGGCTGCCGTCAAAGGTGGCGCGTCGTTCAGCGAGCATCAGCAAGGCAAGGCGGCATCTCTTCGCTACGTACGGTGAGCCAGCCGACCCCAATGATGCGCCGGTGCCTTTCGTCAAGTCAGACGTCGTCGCCTCTACCCCGACGGcaacgcggcgccgcgttcGCGCGTCAGGAGAGGCGCGCGGGAAGCGGCGCAAGTAG
- a CDS encoding nonspecific nucleoside hydrolasewith=GeneDB:LmjF18.1580: MPRKIILDCDPGIDDAVAIFLAHGNPEVELLAITTVVGNQTLEKVTRNARLVADVAGIVGVPVAAGCTKPLVRGVRNASQIHGETGMGNVSYPPEFKTKLDGRHAVQLIIDLIMSHEPKTITLVPTGGLTNIAMAVRLEPRIVDRVKEVVLMGGGYHTGNASPVAEFNVFVDPEAAHIVFNESWNVTMVGLDLTHQALATPAVQKRVKEVGTKPAAFMLQILDFYTKVYEKERNTYATVHDPCAVAYVIDPTVMTTEQVPVDIELNGALTTGMTVADFRYPRPKHCHTQVAVKLDFDKFWCLVIDALKRIGDPQ; this comes from the coding sequence ATGCCGCGCAAGATTATTCTCGATTGTGATCCCGGGATCGATGATGCCGTGGCCATCTTTCTCGCCCACGGCAACCCGGAGGTCGAGCTGCTGGCCATTACGACGGTGGTGGGCAACCAGACCCTGGAGAAGGTGACCCGGAACGCGCGGCTGGTAGCTGACGTAGCCGGCATCGTTGGTGTGCCCGTCGCGGCTGGTTGCACCAAGCCCCTCGTGCGCGGTGTGCGGAATGCCTCTCAGATTCATGGCGAAACCGGCATGGGTAACGTCTCCTACCCACCAGAGTTCAAGACAAAGTTGGACGGCCGCCATGCAGTGCAGCTGATCATCGACCTTATCATGTCGCACGAGCCGAAGACGATCACGCTTGTGCCTACGGGTGGCCTGACGAACATTGCGATGGCTGTCCGTCTTGAGCCGCGCATCGTGGACCGTGTGAAGGAGGTGGTTCTGATGGGTGGCGGCTACCATACTGGTAATGCGTCCCCTGTAGCGGAGTTCAACGTCTTCGTCGAcccggaggcggcgcacattGTGTTCAACGAGAGCTGGAACGTAACGATGGTGGGGCTGGACCTAACGCACCAGGCACTCGCCACGCCGGCGGTCCAGAAGCGAGTGAAGGAGGTGGGCACGAAGCCGGCTGCCTTCATGCTGCAGATTTTGGACTTTTACACGAAGGTGTACGAAAAGGAGCGCAACACGTACGCGACGGTGCACGATCCCTGCGCTGTGGCGTACGTGATTGACCCCACCGTGATGACGACGGAGCAAGTGCCAGTGGACATCGAGCTCAATGGGGCACTGACGACTGGGATGACGGTCGCGGACTTCCGCTACCCACGGCCAAAGCACTGCCACACGCAGGTGGCTGTGAAGCTGGACTTCGACAAGTTTTGGTGCCTCGTGATTGACGCACTCAAGCGCATCGGCGATCCTCAatga